A window of Longispora fulva contains these coding sequences:
- a CDS encoding serine/threonine-protein kinase: MTRRPSPPQIPGYRYDRDLGGGGYATVYVYEQLSLNREVAIKVPKDAGTDAAARAQFIAEARTMARLGNHAHIIQVLEQSVSTDGQPYLVMPFCSGPNLAERASGPPIPVAEVLRIGITVSGAVQATHQVGIVHRDIKPANLLTDEFKKILLADFGVAGPVAESEDYEDFGVSVPWSPPEILAGEWGGIRSDVYSLGATLWHLLVGRSPFEIPGGDNSQKALERRIHTGSAPATGRPDVPAALEALLARTMSRTPAARPASARVLESELARIESRLAPTVATPDPGPTTPRTPAHDLTTRRVVTAPGPKPPGVEPGVPTTVDRPDSVRPLPVPPPVGHTQRKPVPEPTVDAPATDRARWPGRWLTGTGVLVLATVGVVVAVVLHGSDTAAPHRVLDESTGQSAGDDTPPGRPTVAVTRSDPAHLRFSWTYSAPQATDTFTWRTPDGARTGIAPKAVLDLDDPAGTELCVQVKVVRADGSHASADWSAAGCAR, encoded by the coding sequence ATGACCCGCCGGCCGTCGCCGCCCCAGATCCCCGGCTACCGCTACGACCGGGACCTCGGAGGCGGCGGCTACGCGACGGTCTACGTCTACGAGCAGCTCAGCCTGAACCGCGAGGTCGCGATCAAGGTGCCGAAGGACGCCGGTACGGACGCGGCGGCACGGGCCCAGTTCATCGCCGAGGCCCGCACCATGGCCAGGCTCGGCAACCACGCGCACATCATCCAGGTACTGGAGCAGTCGGTGTCGACCGACGGCCAGCCGTACCTCGTGATGCCCTTCTGCTCTGGTCCGAACCTGGCTGAGCGGGCGTCCGGCCCGCCGATCCCCGTGGCCGAGGTGCTCCGGATCGGGATCACGGTCTCCGGCGCCGTGCAGGCCACCCACCAGGTGGGCATCGTGCACCGGGACATCAAGCCAGCGAACCTGCTCACCGACGAGTTCAAGAAGATCCTGCTCGCCGACTTCGGCGTCGCCGGTCCCGTCGCCGAGTCCGAGGACTACGAGGACTTCGGGGTCTCGGTGCCCTGGTCGCCACCCGAGATCCTGGCCGGCGAGTGGGGCGGCATCCGCTCAGACGTGTACTCGCTCGGCGCGACCCTCTGGCACCTGCTCGTCGGCCGGTCCCCGTTCGAGATCCCCGGTGGGGACAACTCGCAGAAGGCGCTGGAACGACGGATCCACACGGGCTCCGCCCCGGCGACCGGCCGGCCCGACGTACCCGCGGCGCTGGAGGCCCTGCTCGCCCGGACCATGTCCAGGACGCCGGCGGCCCGGCCGGCGTCGGCGAGGGTCCTGGAGTCCGAGCTGGCCCGGATCGAGAGCCGCCTGGCTCCGACGGTGGCCACGCCGGACCCGGGACCCACCACGCCGCGCACCCCGGCGCACGACCTGACCACCCGCCGCGTCGTGACCGCACCGGGGCCGAAGCCGCCCGGTGTCGAGCCCGGTGTCCCCACAACGGTCGACCGGCCCGACTCGGTGAGGCCGCTACCGGTCCCGCCGCCGGTCGGGCACACGCAGCGAAAGCCCGTGCCGGAGCCGACCGTGGACGCTCCCGCCACCGACCGCGCCCGCTGGCCCGGCCGTTGGCTGACCGGTACCGGCGTGCTGGTGCTGGCGACCGTCGGCGTCGTGGTGGCCGTGGTACTGCACGGCTCGGATACCGCGGCCCCGCACCGGGTCCTCGACGAGAGCACGGGCCAGAGCGCCGGCGACGACACCCCGCCCGGCCGGCCGACGGTCGCCGTGACAAGGTCCGACCCCGCACACCTGCGGTTCAGCTGGACCTACTCGGCGCCGCAGGCCACGGACACGTTCACCTGGCGCACCCCGGACGGGGCCAGGACCGGGATCGCGCCGAAGGCCGTGCTGGACCTCGACGACCCGGCGGGGACCGAACTCTGCGTGCAGGTCAAGGTCGTCCGTGCCGACGGCAGCCACGCGAGTGCCGACTGGTCCGCCGCGGGATGTGCCAGGTGA
- a CDS encoding AAA family ATPase, with amino-acid sequence MTVSPDQAARFAETFDRMVANINAAILGKDHVVRLALTCLLSEGHLLLEDYPGTGKTSLAKALANTVKGTNARIQFTPDLLPSDVTGVQIYDQRQQQFEFVPGPIFHSIVLADEINRASPKTQSALLEVMEEGQVTVDGVAHPVGKPFMVIATQNPIEQAGTYRLPEAQLDRFLMKTSIGYPDHDATVALLEGSAVRDRSAWVDPVILDTAVSQLSALADHVLVRPEVLGYVSRIADASRRHPKVRLGVSPRGCLALVRCAKTWAVAHGRSFVTVDDILCLALPVLGHRILVGSEAQFDGVTVDQVIGEIFQDVAAPDLRAA; translated from the coding sequence ATGACCGTCAGTCCCGACCAAGCCGCCCGGTTCGCCGAGACCTTCGACCGGATGGTCGCCAACATCAACGCCGCGATCCTGGGCAAGGACCACGTGGTGCGTCTCGCCCTGACGTGCCTACTGTCCGAGGGGCACCTCCTGCTAGAGGACTATCCCGGCACCGGCAAGACCTCGCTCGCCAAGGCTCTGGCCAACACCGTGAAAGGCACCAACGCCCGGATCCAGTTCACCCCGGACCTGCTGCCGTCGGACGTGACCGGCGTGCAGATCTACGACCAGCGCCAGCAGCAGTTCGAGTTCGTGCCCGGCCCGATCTTCCACTCGATCGTGCTGGCCGACGAGATCAACCGTGCCTCGCCGAAGACACAGTCCGCGCTGCTGGAGGTGATGGAGGAGGGCCAGGTGACCGTGGACGGTGTGGCGCACCCGGTGGGCAAGCCGTTCATGGTGATCGCCACCCAGAACCCGATCGAGCAGGCCGGCACATACCGGCTGCCCGAGGCGCAGCTCGACCGGTTCCTGATGAAGACGAGCATCGGGTACCCGGACCACGACGCCACCGTCGCACTGCTGGAGGGATCGGCGGTGCGCGACCGGTCCGCCTGGGTGGATCCGGTGATCCTCGACACCGCCGTGTCCCAGTTGAGCGCGTTGGCCGACCACGTCCTGGTCCGGCCGGAGGTGCTGGGCTACGTGAGCCGGATCGCCGACGCGTCCCGCCGGCACCCGAAGGTCCGGCTCGGGGTGTCCCCCCGCGGTTGTCTCGCCCTCGTCCGGTGCGCCAAGACGTGGGCCGTGGCGCACGGCCGGTCGTTCGTCACCGTCGACGACATCCTCTGCCTGGCGCTACCGGTGTTGGGGCACCGCATCCTCGTGGGCTCGGAGGCCCAGTTCGACGGAGTCACGGTGGACCAGGTGATCGGCGAGATCTTCCAGGACGTCGCCGCGCCGGACCTGCGCGCCGCGTGA
- a CDS encoding DUF3073 domain-containing protein, protein MGRGRAKAKQAKVARELKYSSPTTDFDQLQRELAGGGSLPQGQRDDLDEDDDPWSPRFSRL, encoded by the coding sequence ATGGGGCGCGGCCGTGCGAAGGCCAAGCAGGCGAAGGTGGCCCGGGAGTTGAAGTATTCCTCCCCCACGACGGACTTCGACCAGCTTCAACGCGAGCTTGCCGGCGGGGGGTCGCTGCCACAGGGGCAACGCGACGACCTCGACGAGGACGACGACCCCTGGTCGCCGCGGTTCTCCCGGCTCTGA
- a CDS encoding FHA domain-containing protein — translation MSGPDVRYAPGTWVAVTGPELWLLADVESDDPVVGRWWDLIRAGGDCYAVLDESLRNGYHAVGSFAVVRHAYGVAHVIVRGGAWVDLVTVAGGEIRIRTEGIADLVDRMVDEALTGFRVRGPGAGAAGPLPVTGGVVLASDLVVELRGTASAGSLSCPPEEPEPAPVPEFEFEPVDPVPGPGPDPVPASWTGPPPTPDSDPGPRPHGIAESWAAPVISLAATPEPEQGTYDGLFGETRIPATEEEEFGPPPEADPPVRAAGAEATQLPTETLTPDVYDHVPGLIEDVSWALPGGTGAPARPAPVATRRTGSLPTVPVDAYATTYKPRRAATTADGGPTVSAIRCAAGHLNPPDAATCRLCRDPITDRSATRVPRPVLGVLRLPKDDVIPLDRGVIVGRAPDAADGPGGPHLVRLPSPDNDISRNHVEIRLEDWRVLVVDLGSTNGTLVTAPGGGVTALTPNRPEALEPGSVVSLTDDTSFRYEVSG, via the coding sequence GTGAGCGGACCGGATGTCCGTTACGCGCCGGGAACGTGGGTCGCCGTCACCGGACCGGAGCTGTGGCTCTTGGCAGATGTGGAATCCGACGACCCCGTGGTCGGTCGGTGGTGGGACCTGATCCGAGCTGGGGGCGACTGTTACGCGGTGCTCGACGAGAGCCTGCGGAACGGGTACCACGCCGTGGGAAGTTTCGCCGTGGTCCGGCACGCGTACGGCGTCGCGCACGTCATCGTGCGCGGCGGGGCGTGGGTGGACCTGGTGACCGTGGCTGGTGGCGAGATCCGGATCCGGACCGAGGGCATCGCCGACCTCGTCGACCGCATGGTGGACGAGGCGCTGACCGGATTCCGGGTGCGCGGTCCCGGTGCGGGGGCCGCCGGTCCGCTGCCCGTGACCGGCGGCGTCGTGCTGGCCTCCGACCTCGTCGTGGAACTGCGGGGCACGGCGTCCGCCGGGTCGTTGTCGTGTCCGCCGGAGGAACCAGAGCCGGCCCCCGTGCCCGAGTTCGAGTTCGAGCCGGTCGACCCGGTGCCGGGGCCGGGGCCGGATCCCGTGCCCGCGTCGTGGACCGGGCCGCCACCGACGCCCGACTCCGACCCGGGTCCCCGGCCGCACGGAATCGCGGAGTCCTGGGCGGCACCGGTGATCAGCCTGGCTGCGACCCCAGAGCCCGAACAGGGCACGTATGACGGTCTCTTCGGCGAGACCCGGATCCCGGCCACCGAGGAGGAGGAGTTCGGCCCCCCACCCGAGGCGGACCCGCCGGTACGGGCCGCCGGCGCCGAGGCGACCCAGCTCCCGACCGAAACCCTGACCCCGGACGTGTACGACCACGTTCCCGGCCTGATCGAGGACGTGTCGTGGGCGCTGCCCGGCGGGACGGGCGCCCCCGCGCGACCGGCACCGGTCGCCACCCGACGCACTGGGTCCCTGCCCACGGTTCCGGTGGACGCCTACGCGACGACGTACAAGCCGCGCCGCGCCGCCACGACCGCTGACGGCGGACCGACGGTGTCTGCGATCCGGTGCGCCGCCGGCCACCTCAACCCTCCGGACGCCGCGACCTGCCGGCTCTGCCGTGATCCGATCACCGATCGGTCCGCGACCCGGGTGCCCCGACCGGTCCTCGGCGTGCTGCGGCTGCCGAAGGACGACGTCATCCCGCTCGACCGCGGCGTCATCGTCGGCCGAGCTCCCGACGCCGCCGACGGGCCCGGCGGGCCACACCTGGTCCGGCTGCCGAGCCCCGACAACGACATCTCCCGCAACCATGTGGAGATCCGACTGGAGGACTGGCGGGTACTCGTCGTGGACCTCGGTTCGACGAACGGCACGCTCGTCACCGCGCCCGGTGGGGGCGTGACCGCGTTGACGCCGAACCGGCCGGAGGCCCTGGAACCGGGCTCCGTCGTGAGCCTGACCGACGACACGTCCTTCCGGTACGAGGTGAGCGGATGA
- a CDS encoding PP2C family protein-serine/threonine phosphatase, whose protein sequence is MRSGTASDAGRVRELNEDSSLTMATMFAVADGMGGHAAGEVASRLAVARLGRLGDRPGLKPADVRAELALANEEILASAAAHPERAGMGTTVAGLCLLRFAGSEHWVVFNIGDSRVYRFAEDSLSRMTVDHSEVEELVAAGVISAAEAREHPRRNVVTRALGMDPAPDADLWMFPPTPGERFLICSDGLSTELGDPEIAAVLWAEPVAQRAARTLVRLAVEAGGRDNVTVVVVDHVACDDDTASEDTLPRSQAVETR, encoded by the coding sequence GTGCGTTCGGGAACCGCGAGCGACGCTGGCCGGGTCCGTGAGCTCAACGAGGACAGCTCCCTGACGATGGCCACGATGTTCGCCGTGGCCGACGGGATGGGCGGACACGCGGCCGGCGAGGTGGCCAGTCGCCTCGCCGTCGCCCGGCTCGGCCGGCTCGGCGACCGGCCGGGCCTCAAGCCGGCGGACGTGCGTGCCGAGCTGGCACTCGCCAACGAGGAGATCCTCGCCTCTGCGGCGGCGCATCCGGAGCGTGCCGGGATGGGTACCACCGTCGCGGGTCTGTGCCTGTTGAGGTTCGCCGGCTCCGAACACTGGGTGGTGTTCAACATCGGCGACTCCCGCGTGTACCGGTTCGCCGAGGACTCCCTGTCCCGGATGACCGTCGACCACTCCGAGGTCGAGGAACTGGTGGCGGCGGGGGTGATCAGCGCGGCGGAGGCTCGGGAGCATCCCCGCCGCAACGTCGTCACCCGGGCGTTGGGCATGGACCCGGCGCCGGACGCCGACCTGTGGATGTTCCCGCCCACGCCCGGCGAACGGTTCCTGATCTGTTCGGACGGGCTGTCCACCGAGCTCGGCGATCCGGAGATCGCGGCGGTGCTCTGGGCCGAGCCGGTCGCGCAACGGGCGGCGCGCACGCTCGTCCGTCTGGCCGTGGAGGCTGGTGGCCGGGACAACGTGACCGTGGTGGTCGTGGACCATGTGGCCTGCGACGACGACACTGCCAGCGAGGACACCCTGCCGAGGTCCCAGGCCGTGGAGACCCGGTGA
- a CDS encoding Ig-like domain-containing protein codes for MGKRRLVGFASGVALAVCAAVLVVYAVFATGYPVRHVELNDGGIWVTSDRDGLFGRLNKPAGSLDAAFYPPGGARLNYQLDISQNGSAVVARDRAAGKLFPVDVTRGVTLGDQGLPVSESQQVRLAGGTLAVLDPKSGKVWASRVDPGRGISGLSGVDPSGSPLATVGDGGSDASAGLAVGLDGTVFAVSAAGRVATIRVRDGGFVEPAYSALGQKLQSVLATAVGTRLVVLDPTGGTLVVPDGPTVPVTGPDHAAVLQSSGPAASNVMVSTSRSLLAVDLSDGKVTSLSDIGAGVPAEPALLDNCVHAAWAGTRNGYVKSCGGRPASPGNLTDLRVLTRPEFRANRGALVLNDLATGEVWDLSTQRRVDDWSAVKPPPAEKPSDKTKDNPTTQLARDKPPKAVDDILGARPGRTTLLHVLDNDSDPAGNILSISSVTAPDNPAARLAIAPDGQTVAITVPAQVTEVHFKYTVDDGRDLNASAAVTVSIRGPGENRPPELRTGYRPVTWTVPAAGRLTLPVLPDWRDPDGDPVVLVSASTKAGAVATTSDGLVDFTAPLAAGPQKPGYKVSDGIATPVDGTVAVTVQSSTATAALPATALPDVARGQVGQPVTIRPLDNDVPGSDPTDPTTKLALAGELPTPAGAVVVTDLHSGTVTVTAARAGTFFLDYTAAYGNAPFAKSTVRVDIVAAPATPAPPVAMPDSAVVHSQQPSTVDVLANDFDPSGGVLVLQHAAPVAADAQVQVAIIGGRWLRVNALAPVVNPNPQLIRYTVTDGVTGPVTGEVTVTQLPAPAADTPVPQDDYAVVRAGDAVTIPVLDNDTTSGGSPITLVANVAGAPGPGQLTISPAGGTAYVTGNLVRYVAPLTVTTPLTVTVDYVAQDPAGDVAVGHAHVTVVPPPTAANPDRPPVPRPVEARAVGGATVILTVPSTGVDPDGDSVSVTGLDSAPALGRILAGNATSLTYQAYPTSSGTDTFRYRVTDRYGKSGTAMIRVGVVPPGTPQPPVAVDDVVTAAPGAHLRVDVLANDLRAPDDAMTIEPLARRNPELPHGVSLTAPDGVVELTAPDLTGRPLVLVYAVTDGIGQPSVATLTVHSQKGYDLPPLTRDTFAEPATGATTVTVDVLHQCGDPDGDPRDLTVTRVFDPQARIAGGKVTVPVADQPRTVAYEVRDQGGATAVGLVHVPVPGASGPYAKPGRTVTVPKNGAVTVDIADYVLDPASKPLRLTTTDRIWASPAFGVAVNNQGDHQLVLTGRADYTGPAALTFQVTDGASLTDPQGRTAVVTLPVQVGPETPVLRCPADALSVIEGGEPITVDVSSVCHVWVADPAKLTGTKYTASWENAAPAGVSLDGSGKHALVVTAAGSAVPDTTGTLVIGVVGADTVPARLPIRVVAAAPPSVTPITVDGVKAGDTATVNLVPYVRSQLRDPAVVAVAVSEVPGGMPATAVVSGATVKITPGAQSHGTMSFTVVVSDVADQNRADRRVTGQITLHVLGVPDPPGPPDIGRTVLSRSVQLSWSTPANNGAPIDAYEVSWSGGTRTCPASPCLITDLTNGTTYTFTVRARNLVGWGRPSAASGPAQPNTVPGAVTALAVSDPQDGTLHLAWNTPPNDGTAVLRYEVTWTGGGHQTVSGTSTTATGLVNDSQYVFTVIAVNSQGPGPAATVPGQSAGVPPQPQAPTFTSVDSANSSQRAVTVSWPADDPNGPAPTTYTLTRNGGGSKTVCAAVTATSCPDDGLTNDGTIYTYAVTAANAVGHTSAPSPGTQMEATATPEPMTGVSVSPTGADGQATLRFDAPASHGATSTVTCTYSGGSCGSWTFSPAGQSGVTRTVNGLPNGQNVALNVQNCNGSHGGTGAGNPCDSPVAVGVTTYGPMRNLAISTSANGTDVNFTVSVDPNGKPATVNVSTSRQNQTFTTGVGGWSWSSTDNMGYSATDTITVTVSDGGRPTLSQSASQATPPPPPTVAISKGRACGGGGGSACVGKGQCLSTSCAYIHVQTANFGGNVSCSFTSQDGSGGFVTNTYGANESRDSSDWFGFPTHWVTVTCGGVSSTMNWY; via the coding sequence ATGGGCAAGCGACGCCTGGTGGGATTCGCGTCGGGGGTGGCGTTGGCGGTCTGCGCCGCCGTCCTCGTCGTGTACGCGGTGTTCGCCACAGGCTACCCCGTCCGACACGTCGAACTGAACGACGGCGGCATCTGGGTCACCAGCGACCGCGACGGGCTGTTCGGCCGGCTGAACAAGCCAGCGGGCTCGTTGGACGCCGCGTTCTACCCGCCCGGCGGCGCACGCCTGAACTACCAGCTCGACATCAGCCAGAACGGGTCGGCCGTCGTGGCCAGGGACCGGGCGGCGGGCAAGCTGTTCCCCGTCGACGTGACCCGAGGAGTCACTCTCGGTGATCAAGGTCTGCCCGTGAGTGAAAGTCAGCAGGTCCGGCTGGCCGGCGGCACGCTCGCCGTGTTGGATCCGAAGTCGGGCAAGGTATGGGCCAGCCGGGTGGATCCCGGTCGCGGCATCTCGGGCCTCAGCGGCGTGGACCCGTCCGGTTCTCCGTTGGCCACGGTCGGCGACGGCGGGTCCGATGCCTCGGCGGGGTTGGCCGTGGGCTTGGACGGCACGGTGTTTGCCGTTTCGGCGGCCGGCCGGGTCGCCACGATCCGGGTGCGGGACGGAGGGTTCGTCGAACCGGCGTATTCGGCGCTAGGACAGAAGCTGCAATCCGTGCTGGCGACGGCCGTCGGTACCCGTCTTGTGGTGTTGGACCCGACAGGTGGCACTCTCGTGGTGCCCGATGGCCCCACCGTGCCGGTCACCGGCCCCGACCACGCGGCGGTGCTGCAGTCCTCCGGTCCCGCCGCCTCCAACGTCATGGTCTCCACCTCGCGGTCCCTGCTGGCCGTCGACCTGTCCGACGGCAAGGTCACGTCCCTGTCCGACATCGGCGCCGGGGTGCCCGCCGAACCGGCCCTGCTGGACAACTGCGTGCATGCCGCGTGGGCTGGTACCCGCAACGGCTACGTGAAGTCGTGCGGTGGCCGGCCTGCCTCCCCCGGCAACCTGACGGACCTGCGGGTGCTCACCCGACCGGAGTTCCGGGCGAACCGGGGCGCCCTCGTGCTGAACGACCTGGCCACCGGCGAGGTGTGGGACCTGTCCACCCAGCGCCGGGTGGACGACTGGTCCGCGGTGAAGCCTCCGCCCGCCGAGAAGCCGAGCGACAAGACGAAGGACAACCCCACCACGCAGCTCGCCCGTGACAAGCCGCCGAAGGCCGTGGACGACATCCTGGGCGCCCGCCCCGGCAGGACGACCCTGTTGCACGTGCTGGACAACGACTCCGACCCGGCCGGCAACATTCTGTCGATCTCCTCCGTCACCGCCCCGGACAATCCGGCCGCCCGGCTGGCCATCGCCCCGGACGGGCAGACCGTGGCGATCACGGTACCGGCGCAGGTCACTGAGGTGCACTTCAAGTACACGGTGGACGATGGCAGGGATCTCAACGCCAGCGCCGCGGTCACCGTGTCGATCCGCGGCCCCGGGGAGAACCGTCCGCCAGAGCTGCGCACCGGGTACCGGCCGGTGACCTGGACCGTGCCGGCCGCCGGGCGGTTGACCCTGCCCGTGCTGCCGGACTGGCGCGACCCTGACGGCGACCCGGTGGTCCTCGTCTCCGCGAGCACGAAAGCCGGCGCGGTCGCCACCACGTCCGACGGCCTGGTGGACTTCACCGCCCCGCTGGCCGCCGGCCCGCAGAAGCCCGGGTACAAGGTCTCCGACGGGATCGCCACCCCGGTCGACGGCACAGTGGCGGTGACGGTGCAGAGCAGTACCGCCACGGCGGCGCTGCCCGCCACGGCCCTGCCGGATGTCGCGAGGGGACAGGTCGGTCAGCCCGTGACGATCCGGCCGCTCGACAACGACGTGCCCGGCTCCGACCCGACCGACCCGACCACGAAGCTCGCCCTGGCCGGCGAACTGCCCACCCCCGCAGGCGCGGTCGTGGTCACGGACCTGCACTCCGGCACCGTGACGGTGACCGCGGCGCGGGCGGGGACGTTCTTCCTGGACTACACGGCCGCGTACGGCAACGCGCCGTTCGCGAAGAGCACCGTGCGGGTCGACATCGTCGCCGCCCCCGCCACCCCTGCCCCACCGGTGGCGATGCCCGATTCGGCCGTCGTGCACAGCCAACAGCCCAGCACCGTCGACGTGCTCGCCAACGACTTCGACCCGTCGGGCGGAGTGCTCGTGTTGCAGCACGCCGCGCCGGTGGCCGCCGACGCGCAGGTCCAGGTGGCCATCATCGGCGGACGCTGGTTGCGGGTGAACGCGCTCGCGCCCGTCGTGAACCCCAACCCGCAGCTGATCCGGTACACCGTGACCGACGGGGTCACCGGACCCGTGACCGGTGAGGTGACCGTCACCCAGCTGCCGGCTCCGGCGGCCGACACCCCGGTACCGCAGGACGACTACGCCGTGGTGCGGGCCGGCGACGCCGTGACCATCCCCGTGTTGGACAACGACACCACCTCCGGGGGATCGCCGATCACGCTCGTCGCCAACGTGGCCGGCGCGCCCGGCCCCGGCCAGTTGACGATCAGTCCCGCAGGTGGCACCGCGTACGTCACCGGCAACCTGGTCCGGTACGTGGCCCCGCTGACCGTGACCACCCCACTGACCGTGACCGTCGACTACGTGGCTCAGGACCCGGCGGGTGACGTCGCCGTCGGGCACGCGCACGTGACGGTCGTCCCCCCGCCGACGGCGGCCAATCCCGACCGGCCCCCCGTGCCGCGACCGGTGGAGGCCCGAGCCGTGGGCGGGGCGACGGTCATCCTCACCGTGCCCAGCACCGGGGTCGACCCGGACGGCGACTCCGTGTCCGTGACCGGGCTCGACTCGGCACCGGCGCTCGGCCGGATCCTCGCGGGCAACGCGACGTCGCTGACCTACCAGGCGTACCCGACCAGCTCGGGAACCGACACGTTCCGATACCGGGTCACCGACCGGTACGGCAAGTCCGGCACCGCCATGATCCGGGTGGGCGTCGTGCCCCCGGGCACCCCGCAGCCACCGGTGGCCGTGGACGACGTGGTGACGGCAGCACCCGGAGCGCACCTGCGGGTCGACGTACTGGCCAACGACCTGCGCGCGCCCGACGACGCCATGACCATCGAGCCGCTGGCCAGGCGCAATCCCGAGTTGCCACACGGCGTCTCCCTCACCGCCCCGGACGGCGTGGTCGAGCTGACCGCGCCGGACCTGACCGGCAGGCCGCTGGTGCTGGTGTACGCCGTCACCGACGGGATCGGCCAGCCCTCCGTGGCCACCCTGACCGTGCACAGCCAGAAGGGCTACGACCTGCCCCCGCTGACCCGCGACACCTTCGCCGAACCGGCCACCGGTGCGACGACCGTGACCGTGGACGTCCTGCACCAGTGCGGGGACCCCGACGGGGATCCGCGCGACCTCACGGTCACCCGGGTGTTCGACCCGCAAGCCAGGATCGCTGGCGGCAAGGTGACCGTGCCGGTGGCCGACCAGCCGCGCACCGTCGCCTACGAGGTCCGCGACCAGGGCGGTGCGACCGCGGTGGGCCTGGTGCACGTGCCGGTGCCCGGGGCCAGCGGCCCCTACGCCAAACCCGGACGGACGGTCACCGTGCCGAAGAACGGCGCGGTCACCGTCGACATCGCCGACTACGTGCTCGATCCGGCCAGCAAGCCCCTGCGGCTGACCACGACCGACCGGATCTGGGCCTCGCCAGCCTTCGGGGTGGCCGTCAACAACCAGGGCGACCATCAACTGGTACTGACGGGCCGCGCCGACTACACCGGCCCGGCGGCGCTCACGTTCCAGGTCACCGACGGCGCGTCGCTGACCGATCCGCAGGGCCGCACGGCCGTGGTGACCCTCCCGGTGCAGGTCGGCCCCGAGACGCCGGTCCTGCGCTGCCCCGCGGACGCGCTCAGCGTGATCGAGGGCGGCGAACCCATCACCGTTGACGTGTCTTCGGTGTGTCACGTGTGGGTGGCCGATCCTGCGAAGCTGACCGGGACGAAGTACACGGCCTCGTGGGAGAACGCCGCGCCTGCGGGCGTCAGCCTGGACGGTTCCGGCAAACACGCACTGGTCGTGACCGCCGCGGGGTCCGCGGTGCCGGACACCACCGGGACACTGGTGATCGGGGTCGTCGGCGCCGACACCGTGCCGGCCCGGTTGCCCATCCGGGTCGTCGCGGCGGCCCCGCCGTCCGTCACCCCGATCACGGTGGACGGGGTCAAGGCCGGCGACACCGCGACGGTGAACCTGGTGCCGTACGTCCGGTCCCAGTTGCGCGATCCCGCCGTGGTCGCGGTGGCGGTCAGCGAAGTGCCGGGTGGCATGCCGGCGACTGCCGTCGTCAGCGGGGCCACGGTGAAGATCACGCCCGGCGCGCAGAGCCACGGCACCATGTCCTTCACCGTCGTCGTGTCCGACGTCGCCGATCAGAACCGGGCCGACCGCCGGGTCACCGGGCAGATCACCCTGCACGTTCTCGGCGTGCCCGACCCACCCGGCCCGCCGGACATCGGCCGCACGGTACTGAGCAGGTCCGTGCAGCTGTCGTGGTCGACTCCGGCCAACAACGGCGCGCCGATCGACGCCTACGAGGTCAGCTGGTCCGGCGGGACGCGGACGTGCCCTGCCTCGCCATGCCTGATCACGGACTTGACGAACGGGACGACGTACACGTTCACGGTCCGGGCCCGGAACCTGGTCGGCTGGGGTCGGCCGAGCGCGGCGTCGGGGCCGGCCCAGCCGAACACCGTTCCTGGCGCGGTGACGGCGCTGGCGGTCTCCGACCCGCAGGACGGAACCCTGCACCTGGCCTGGAACACCCCGCCCAACGACGGCACCGCGGTTCTGCGGTACGAGGTGACCTGGACCGGTGGCGGGCACCAGACGGTATCGGGCACGAGCACTACGGCGACCGGGCTGGTGAACGACTCGCAGTACGTGTTCACGGTCATCGCCGTGAACTCGCAGGGTCCGGGGCCGGCGGCGACGGTACCCGGCCAGTCCGCCGGCGTCCCCCCGCAGCCCCAGGCGCCGACCTTCACGTCCGTGGACTCGGCCAACTCGTCCCAGCGCGCGGTGACCGTGTCGTGGCCGGCGGACGACCCGAACGGGCCGGCCCCGACGACGTACACGCTGACCAGGAACGGCGGTGGCTCGAAGACCGTGTGCGCCGCCGTCACGGCCACCTCGTGCCCGGACGACGGGCTGACCAACGACGGCACCATCTACACCTATGCCGTGACCGCGGCCAACGCCGTGGGCCACACGTCAGCGCCCAGTCCGGGCACCCAGATGGAGGCCACGGCGACCCCGGAGCCGATGACCGGGGTCTCGGTCAGTCCGACCGGGGCCGACGGCCAGGCCACGCTGCGGTTCGACGCGCCGGCCTCCCACGGCGCCACCTCGACGGTGACCTGCACCTACAGCGGCGGCAGTTGCGGCTCGTGGACGTTCAGCCCCGCCGGCCAGTCCGGGGTCACCCGCACGGTGAACGGTCTACCCAACGGCCAGAACGTGGCGCTGAACGTGCAGAACTGCAACGGCAGCCACGGCGGCACCGGTGCCGGCAACCCGTGCGACAGCCCGGTCGCGGTCGGCGTGACCACGTACGGGCCGATGCGCAACCTGGCCATCAGCACGTCCGCCAACGGAACCGACGTCAACTTCACGGTCTCCGTCGACCCGAACGGCAAGCCCGCGACGGTGAACGTGTCGACCAGTCGGCAGAACCAGACGTTCACGACCGGGGTGGGTGGCTGGAGTTGGTCGAGCACCGACAACATGGGCTACAGCGCCACGGACACCATCACCGTCACGGTGTCCGACGGCGGCCGGCCCACGTTGAGCCAGTCGGCGTCCCAGGCCACCCCGCCGCCTCCGCCGACGGTCGCGATCTCCAAGGGGCGGGCGTGCGGCGGTGGCGGCGGATCGGCGTGCGTCGGCAAGGGCCAGTGCCTGTCGACCTCGTGCGCCTACATCCACGTGCAGACCGCGAACTTCGGCGGAAACGTGTCGTGCTCCTTCACCAGCCAGGACGGGTCGGGCGGCTTCGTCACCAACACCTACGGCGCGAACGAGAGCCGGGACTCGTCGGACTGGTTCGGCTTCCCCACCCATTGGGTCACCGTGACCTGTGGCGGCGTCAGCAGCACCATGAACTGGTATTAA